Part of the uncultured Cohaesibacter sp. genome is shown below.
GGAAGCAAGATCCTGCACTTCACCCTTGATCAGCGTCTTGGAGGTGGGATCGAGATAGCAAACCTTGGCCTTCTTGTATGTTTTGGAGGACTGATCTTTCGCCTGCCAGCGGGTGATTTTGGTGGGAGCGGTCAGTTCGAATGTCTTGACTGGCCCCTGTTGTTCCAGATCTTCCCGTTTGTAGAACACGAGCTGTTTATGCTTGATGGAGACGAAATACCCGAAGTCCTCGGCCAACCGCTTGATATAGGCAAGATCCCGCTCGCGGCGCTGACGCTTGTAGTCGAACTTGATGTCTTCGATATCGCCCGAAACGGTGTAACCGAGGGTTTCTGCCGTTTCGGTGATGATCTTTTTAAGGTTGGTCTTCTCAGAGCCTTTGCTCTTCTGGGTGCGCTGATCCTTGTCCGGAAAGGCTGATGTGGCCCTGAAACAGACAATGTCATTGCCACGGGAACCGCTGGCATCCGGGATGTCGACCTGATAGGAGCCGCAAGGCATCATCAAACCGCCTTTGTAGCCGATGCTCGCCTCAACGATATCGCCTTCGTCCGGACGCCACGCGCCCCGCCAGAGGCCGGTATCATCCCGCAACCGCACGGCAACCTCATCGGCCTTGCCGTGCAGATTATCCGTCCAGGTGAAGTCCAGAAGGAAGGGCGCGAAGTCTGATCCGACATCGATGCCGTTGATGATCAAGGAGACGGCGGGTTCAGCAAGCTGGCTCATGAGTTGCCAGTCCGTTTCCAGGGTGGCAACTGGCTGTCATCTAGCGCCGATTGCTCGATCACCGGGATACGCAGGGTCAGACCGGTTGGCAGCAGAGCAGGAATGGATAGCAGAGACGTGACATAGAGATCCCGGTTCTCTTCAATGATCAGCGTGTCCTTGCTGGCGTCACCATAATAGTCCCATGCCAAAAGATCCCAACGATCCCCGGCAACCGTTAAATGCTCAAGATATTCACCCGTTTTAACGACCTCAGCCATCACCTATCCTTTCTTGGTCAGGGGATTGATGAGGGCTGACGCGGCTGTTGCAAGTGCCGAGACCGCAGAGCTGAAGGAGATGGCCGCGCCGGGAACTTCCAGCAGCTCAATGCTGGCCGACAGGCGAACGATACGGCCACCCTTTGTGGTCTTCTCAATTGTGGGAGACACAGACGTGATCTGATAATGGGTGCCGTCATAGTCACCATAGCCGGACGTGAAGGCCATGACGGAGCCTGATGACCGGGCAGCTTTCAGGCGCGCATATTCCGATTGGGGATCGCAGAAGCTCTCATCGAAAAAGAAGGTAAGGGTCCGTTTGTCTAGTTCTTCACCTGCATATTGCGGAACGGGCTTGCCCCGCACCACCTTATGCTGATGGATGCTGTTGCCCCATTTCTGGCTGTCAGACTTCGGGCCGGACATGGCATTGTCCTGCCCCAGAACGAAGTCACCAAGATAGGCATAGACCGTCATCAGAACTCAAGCCTCCCGTCTTCATCCAGCTTCCGCTTGATCAAATCTACCAACACATCAGCATGTTCCTCAAGCATGGCTTCAAAATCATCTTCGGAAAGTGAGGAGCCAGATCCAACCGTGATGGTTGGCGCATAATTGAGCTCGATATGTACGCCACCTGTGGCAGTTGGCGCGCTGGAACTGTTCCCACTCGCCTCCATGGCCAAGGGGCTCGGCGAGACGGCGACGGGAGCGGATGCAGCAAGTGCAGGAGATGCGGTGGCAACAGATGCCGCAAGGGCCGCCGAGGCTGCTCCCTGACGAATCCTGTCTGACAGACGGGCCAGTTCAGCGAGCTGACCATAATGGGCGATGAAGCCCCCCTGTGTGGCATAGCTGAGTTCCGGTCCTCTTTCCCCGACCAGCAGCGGGCCGCGTCCATAAGTACCGCCAGAGGCGCGTGCCTGAACCTCTTCGGTTTTGCCACCACCAAGCCAGGACGGAAGCTTTGGCATCATGGAGGACAGCTTGCTGCTGATACTGGAAACCATCTGGTCGACAAGAGACAGCATGCCATCCCACAGGGACTTGAGGATTTTGACCCCGGCATCAAACAGGTTGATGTTTGAGAATGTGTCGACAATCTTCTGAATGGCGGCAGGCAGCCCATCGGAAAGCAAAGCTGGCCAATCAAACAGGGTTTTGAGCTTTTCCCAGAAGCCAGCAAACCACTCCGAAATGGAGCCCCAGTTATTGATCACGAGCCCCAAGGGGCTCCAACCGAACAGGGCCTTGAGACCCTCCCATTCAACTTGAGCCAAGCCCTTGATGCCAGCCCAGAAGGATCCGAACCACTCGGTCAGAGCAGACCAATTGTTGACGATGAGGCCAAGCGGTGTCCAGCCAAAGAGGGTCTTGAGGGCATCCCATCCTGCTTGCGCCAAGCTTTTGATGCCGGGCCAGAAGGAACCAAACCAACCGGTGATCGCCCCCCAATTGCTGGCGATCAGGGCAAGTGGATGCCAGGACAAATTGGACTTGAACCAATCCCATGCACCACTGGCGAGATTGACGATCTGATCCCAAAGACCGCCGAACCAATCGACAAGACCATCCCAGTTCTCATAAATGAGATAAGCGGCCGCCGCGACGGCTGCAACGCCTGCCACAACCGCCACCACGGGCAAGGACAGCGCAGCAATGCCAGAGCCAACCAGCACCAGCCCTCCTGCCAATTGCGCAAAGCCAGTGATGATGCTGGCAATGGTGCCCAACAAGGGCAGCGCGATGAACACGCCAACCAAGCGGTTCCAGCC
Proteins encoded:
- a CDS encoding contractile injection system protein, VgrG/Pvc8 family, giving the protein MSQLAEPAVSLIINGIDVGSDFAPFLLDFTWTDNLHGKADEVAVRLRDDTGLWRGAWRPDEGDIVEASIGYKGGLMMPCGSYQVDIPDASGSRGNDIVCFRATSAFPDKDQRTQKSKGSEKTNLKKIITETAETLGYTVSGDIEDIKFDYKRQRRERDLAYIKRLAEDFGYFVSIKHKQLVFYKREDLEQQGPVKTFELTAPTKITRWQAKDQSSKTYKKAKVCYLDPTSKTLIKGEVQDLASKSGDVLKIDERVENEEQAKKLAKGRLAKANENKRTASLSLVGDPTLVAGLVVALGSTFGRYAGNYLIHKATHSVKRGHYTSRLDLKGI
- a CDS encoding tail protein X gives rise to the protein MAEVVKTGEYLEHLTVAGDRWDLLAWDYYGDASKDTLIIEENRDLYVTSLLSIPALLPTGLTLRIPVIEQSALDDSQLPPWKRTGNS
- a CDS encoding phage tail protein translates to MTVYAYLGDFVLGQDNAMSGPKSDSQKWGNSIHQHKVVRGKPVPQYAGEELDKRTLTFFFDESFCDPQSEYARLKAARSSGSVMAFTSGYGDYDGTHYQITSVSPTIEKTTKGGRIVRLSASIELLEVPGAAISFSSAVSALATAASALINPLTKKG
- a CDS encoding tape measure protein; this encodes MTMRLGIVADFTDRATKRMAKLLRANQKLEKANKAQGRLARSQAGQTKAQAAAQGKFASQVERSNRLMASLKATASALGGTISSAIAAMGRFTGSISTAIRKVFSLKQALARIRNGAGLMKSGLGKVARGALVAGGLGLGAAGAAAGAANMVIGPAAQVETYMVQLEALEKSSAKAKQAMGWITDFAAKTPLELPEVIEAYRQLKVYGIDPTNGSMRALVDTMAMSGGGAETLQGIIMAVGQAWTKGKLQTEEINQMVERGIPVWDMLSKATGKSAAQLQKLASAGELGKDVISKLVDLMADRASGASEKMSRTWNGMLSNMSDHWFQFRLLIAQSGVFDWAKEKLQGFLDTLNRMKADGSLKAFAEQISSNIISSLQAIWSFGQELWAVLQQVGSWLKTAADALGGWNRLVGVFIALPLLGTIASIITGFAQLAGGLVLVGSGIAALSLPVVAVVAGVAAVAAAAYLIYENWDGLVDWFGGLWDQIVNLASGAWDWFKSNLSWHPLALIASNWGAITGWFGSFWPGIKSLAQAGWDALKTLFGWTPLGLIVNNWSALTEWFGSFWAGIKGLAQVEWEGLKALFGWSPLGLVINNWGSISEWFAGFWEKLKTLFDWPALLSDGLPAAIQKIVDTFSNINLFDAGVKILKSLWDGMLSLVDQMVSSISSKLSSMMPKLPSWLGGGKTEEVQARASGGTYGRGPLLVGERGPELSYATQGGFIAHYGQLAELARLSDRIRQGAASAALAASVATASPALAASAPVAVSPSPLAMEASGNSSSAPTATGGVHIELNYAPTITVGSGSSLSEDDFEAMLEEHADVLVDLIKRKLDEDGRLEF